A stretch of DNA from Fodinicurvata sediminis DSM 21159:
GTTCCGTCGATGGGGGCCAGGGCCGTGGCTTTGTAGCTCTTGCCGGGCTGCAGGTCGTCCTGTGTGGTGCCGGGCAACTGAATGACGAAATGACTGGCAGTCCGTGGGCTCCAGCCCGTTGCGCCGCTGTGCTGGATCCAGATGGGATTGCCGAGCTGTCCGCTATCCAGCGTGAAGGCGTTGGGGTTGGAAACCTCCAGGATCACATCGCGTTGCTGCTCGTCCTGGGGGATCAGGACATTGAGCGGATCGAAGTCGTTGCCACCTCCGGACTTCGGGTCACCGGATGCCCGGCCCATCAAATCCATCAAGGCATCGACCTGATCTTCGGCATTGCCGGCGTCCCGGATCTCTTCGGCGCGTTTCTTCAATGTCTCGGCCCGTTCCTGGACGCTCTTCTTGGCCTTTTCTCCCGAAAGGGCGCCGCTCATCAACAGGCCGTCGCTGGTGAGTGTCGCCACGGGCTGGGCACAAGCCGAGCCCGTCTCCGTGACCAGGCCGGAGAGGGAGAGCCGGGCCTGGCCCGGAGGCGTGCGGCCTTCGGCATAGAGCTCTTCTGGTGCGCGGGGCCCTGTGATGGAGACCTTTGCACGGAAATCAGGGATGTGATTCAATTCGGGCATGCACATTGCTGATTGGGGGGGCGGTTATGGCGCAGAAATCGGTTGGTCAGCTGGGTTTCGGGGATGCCATGGTTGCGGAGAGTCGAGTGCGGCGAGAGGATCGCCTGGGACGGATCGAAGGGCTCCTCGACTGGTCCCGCTTCGAAGCTCTTTTGTCGGGCCTGTATCCCTCTCGCCGTGGCGAGCCGGCTTATCCACCGCTCTTGATGTTCAAGGCCCTGCTGCTGCAGCGCTGGTACGGCTTGTCGGATCCGGGCCTTGAGGAGGCTTTGGACGACCGCTTGTCGTTCCGGCGCTTTGTGGGTTTGAGCCTGAGCGACCCGACGCCCGATCATACCACCCTGCACCGCTTTCGGGACCGCCTGGAGCGGGCGGAGTTACTGGAGAAACTGACGGCCGAGCTGGCGCGCCAACTGGACGAGAAGGGTGTAATCCTGCGTCAGGGAACGCTGATCGACGCCTCGCTGGTCACCTCTGCGGCACGGCGCCCGCGCATGTCCGAGGGCCGCACCAGTCCCGTGGACCCTGACGCAACCTTTGGCACCAACAATGAGCGACGCCGGTATGAGTTCGGCTACAAGCTGCATATCGCTGTGGACCAGACAAGTGGCCTGGTTCGTGACCTGCGGGTTTCGCCGGCCAATCGCCAGGAGATCGACTTTGCCTGTGATCTGGTTCAGGGGGACGAGGCGATGGTTTATGCCGATCGCGGGTATGACAGCCGGCGCCTGCATGACTATCTGGAGGAGCGGGAGATCAAGAACGGCGTGATGCGGCGCAACCGGCGTGACAAGCCGCTCAACCAGATGGAGACCTTGCGCAACTACGCCCTGGTCCTGGCCAGGCGGCCGGTGGAGAAGGTCTTTGGTACGCTCAAACGCTCCTATCGCCTGAACCGCCTGCCGCACTTCTCGCTGTCGCGCAACACAGCCTGCCTCACGCTGGCCTGCTTTGCCTACAACCTCAGACGCCTGGACAGGTTGCTTGCGGGATGAGTCTGCCTGGAATTCGCTCAAACGGGCCACAACAAGCCCCCATCAAGGCCAAATCACCAAAAAGCTCCTCATAAACCCGCCTGATCGAGGGTGTGTTATGGGGTTCATGTCTTAGCTCAGCACCAAGTACCTACCGCGCAAAGGTCTCGTGATGAGGAGGTCCTCGTTGAGGGCGTCAAGCATGGCATCGGACGCGCATTCGGCCAGTTTCGGCACCGCGGCTGGTTCGCAGACCTCTTCAGCCGCCAGAGCTGGCTGCAGGGAAAGGCAAAAGGGCAAGAGGACGAACAGCCCTCTTTATAGGAAATGACGACACTTCATCGGGCAACCCTTCCCTGTTTAGGATCCGCTGTGTGGAGAGCGTGCGAGCTCAGCTGTCTGCTCTTGACCCTTCCAGCTCGGTGGTCAGATCCGGATTGCGTGCTGAAAAGGTCCCCCTGTCCAGGCGCAGGCGAACGGCCCAGAGGATCGTGCCCATGGCCAGCAGGCTGCCCAGCAGGATGTCCCAGCCGAAGGGGATGACATCCAGTCCGCCGCCGAAGCCGCCCAGCCAGGAGAGCAGGGTGAGGCCGACCAGGTAGGGCACCAGCCAGAGCGCGCTCCGGGCATCCACGTTCCACTGTCCGCTACGGGTTTGAACGATCGTGAACAAAACACCGCCCAGGGCCAGTGCGAGCACGAGGCGCCAGGTGTTGTCCCAGCCAGACCAGTAGATCACCAGGGTGGCGACGATGAAGGCCAGGCTTGCCACCGGCCAGGCGAGCGGCAGGCGGAACCCGCGCTCGGCCTCGGGCATCTGATAGCGCAGGGCCAGCAGGGCGATGGGCCCGATGGTCAGCGACAGGGTGATGGCCGAAGAGTTGAGGGCCACCAGTTCCTGGAAAGGCAGAGCCAAGAAGGCCGCGATGCCCAGTGCCAGGTTGAGCAGCAGGGCATTGAGCGGGACCTGGCGTTCGGACAGGCGGGTCATGAGTTTGGGGAAGAAGCCGTTGCGCGCCAGGGCCAGGGTGATGCGCGCATTGGAACCGGTGGCCACGAGCGCACCGCCGAAGGGCGCGATCACGGCCCCGGCCAGGATGACGCTGGACAGCCAGACCATGCCGAGCGCAACGGCCAGGGCGCCCAGCGGCCCCAGCTGATGGCCGCTTTCAAGCTGGGCCCAGCCCTTGGCCAGGGAGTCCTCGGATAGCGCCCCGATGAAGGAGACCTGCAGCAGGAGATAGAGCAGCAGGCAGATCAGAACCGAAAGTCCCAGGGCCACGGGCATGGTGACCTGAGGGCGGCGCACCTCGCCGGCCATGTCGATGGCGTGCCGGAAGCCCAGGAAGGCGAAGAGCACGCCCCCGGCGGGTATGGCCGAAAGCACACCCTCCCAGCCCATGGGGGCGAAGGAGGGGCTGGTGGTGAAGTTGGCGCCCTGGAAGCGATCGGCGATGATCAGGACCGCCACCACGATGGGCACGATCACCTTGAAAACGGTCAGTCCGGCGTTGAGCTTGGCGAAGAGCGCGGCGCCGAAGGCATTGATCACCGTCATGATGGCCAGGAAGACGATGGCAAAGGCGATCCCCAGGTAACTTAGTCCGTGACTGGCTGAACCGCCAGACAGCCAGGGCAGGGGCCCCTGCAGGTACTGCAGCATCACGGTGACCTCAATGGGGGCGGCCAGGACATAGCCCAACCAGGCCGTCCAGCCCATGGCGGCGGCCGCCAGCTGGCCATGACTGTAGTAGGGAATGCGTCCCAGGCCGCCGGCCACCGGAAGGCAGGTGCAGACCTCGGCAAAGGTCAAAGCCAGCAGCATCACGGCCACGCCGCAGATAATCCAGGACAGCATGGCGGCCGGTCCGGCATGCTGTGCGGCATTGATCGGTGCGAACAGCCAGCCGGAGCCGACGACACCGCCCACTCCGATGCAGGTCAGACCGACGACGCCGATCGAGCGCTTGAGTTCCATGGAGCCCCCCGAATTCTTTGAAACCCTTGTATTTTTGTCGGCACTATAACGCCTTGAGAGTCACGGGTCATCCGAAGCATGGGCAGCGCAGTGCGCGCATGGGACTTCCGTGCGCTCAGGGGACCTGATATCAGGGGATAGAAGCTAGATTACGGGAGCGGGGAAGGATCCCCGGCCAGGATGTCGCAGTACGAACATGCGCTCAAAAGCCTGCGCGCCGCGCTGGATGACGGCACCTATGCTCCGGGCAAGCGCCTGCCGCCCGAGCGGGAGCTGGCCGCCATCCTGGGTGTGGGCCGCCGGACCCTGCGACGGGCCCTTGACCTGCTGGAAGCTGAAGGGCGTGTCTGGCGCCATGTGGGACAGGGAACCTTTGCCGGCCCGCGCCCGCAGCGGCAGGTTGCGGACATCGCGCAGCTGACCGAAAGCACCAATCCCTCGGAGATCATGGAGGTCAGGCTTGAGGTCGAACCCCGCCTGGCCGCCTTTGCGGCACTGCGCGCCACACAGCGCGAAATTGACGAGATCTGCTATTACGCCGAGAAGAGCGAGTCCTCCACCAATATCGAAGCCTATGAAATCTGGGACAGCAAGCTGCACAGGGCGATTGCGCTGGCTGCCCACAACAGCCTGTTCCTGGGTCTGTTCGACACACTCAATGCCGTGCGGGCGCAGACGGCCTGGGGGCGCTTGCGCGAGACCGTGATCGATGACCGCCGCCGGAAGCGCTACGCCGCGGATCACTCCCGCCTGGCCGAAGCCATTGCCGAACGTTTGCCGGAGAAGGCCGCCGCCTGCATGCAGGCGCATTTGCGCATGGTGCAGAATGATCTGGTCGGCGGCGCAGACCTGTGGACCGGGCCGCGGCAGGATAAGCCGCGGCCCGGTGACTCATCCGGCCTGGAAGGCCGTGAAAAGGTCGTAGAACAGTCTGAGTGACGTGGCCAGGAGGAAGAGCGCGAAGGCGATCTTCAATTTGCCGGGCTTGATGGTGTGGGCCAGGCGCGCGCCATAGGGTGCCAGCAGCGTTGTCGTCGGCACAATCAGGCAGAAAGCCACCAGGTTGACGTAGCCGATGGTCAGCGGCGGACGCCCTTCGACCCCCTGGCCACTGATCAGGAAGCCGATGGCACCGGGAATGGCAATGACGATGCCGACAGCGGCGGCCGTGCCGACGGCGCGGCGGATCGGATAATTGCAGGCCGAGAGCAGCGGGACGGTCAGGGTTCCGCCGCCAATGCCCATCATGGTCGAGATCATGCCTATGAAGCTGCCAAGCAGGCTTCGCAGGGGTTCGCCGGGAAGGGATTCCGCCAGGTTCAGCGTATTCTCGCCACGCAGCATGCGCAGGGAGACCAGCAGGGCCACCACCGCGAAGACGGCTGCCAGTATATTGCCGTTCAGGTAGGCGGCCACGACGGTTCCTATGACGACCCCTCCCAGAAGCGGGGCCACCCAGCGCTTTAGCAGCGGCAGGTCCACAGCCTCACGGCGATAGTGCGAGCGGGCCGAGATGATGCTGGTGGGAATGATGATGGCCAGCGAACTGCCAACCGCGACATGCATGCGAATGGCTTCCCCGACATCCATCAGGGCCAGGACGTGATAGAGGGCAGGGACGATCACGATTCCGCCGCCAACCCCAAGCAGACCTGCGATCAGGCCGGCAAAGGCGCCGACCCCGAGCATGGCGAGTGCCCAGAAGATCAGGAGAAGCGGCTCGTTGAGGATGTCCATTGGCGAGAATCCCGAAGATGCAACCGTCCGCAAAGGCGGGGAAGGTGTATGTGGCAAACAAGGGGTTTATGATAGCAATAACAAATTGGTTCTCAAGGCTGGAGCCAGAATTTCGGAGAAAAACTTGAAATCCTGTGCCCTGATGGCTAATCATGACGGTGAAAAGCAAGAAGAATAATGAACCAATATAATATTGGTTCCTACCTTACCATCAGACTGTTGTCTGCGGTACAGTGGATGGCAGTGTACAAGGAGCACAATCGGGAGATGGCAATCATGAGTTTTCGAAAGACATCACTGACTCTCGCCTGCACGTTGGCCGCCGGCCTGGTGCTGGGCGGTGCTGCTGCGGCACAGGATTTTCCTGATGGCCCCGTCGAGATGATCGTGCCCTGGGGTCCTGGCGGTGGCAGTGACACGCTGATGCGGATTGTCGCCAACCACGGCGAAGAGTACCTGGGTGCGTCCATTCCGGTGATCAACCTGCCGGGTGTCAGCGGTACACAGGGGCTGGAAGAAGCCCGCGAGCGCGACGCGGATGGCTATACCATGGCCCAGATTCACGAAGGCCTGCTGGTCTCGCACTACACGGGCGTTACCGACGTTCACCCGGATGACTTCGAACCGGTCGCCTCGTTCACCCTGTCGCCGCAGTATGTGGTGGTGAACGCGGACACACCCTGGGAAACCTTCGACGAATTCGTGGAATACGCCAAGGAAAACCCGGGTGAAGTGACCTTCGGGGTGACCATGGCGGGCGTGCCGCACCTGCATGCCGCCATGATCGAGGATGCCACCGGCGCTGAATTCTCCTATGTCGGTTATGAAGGCACCGGCGAGCGCATCCAGGCCCTGGTCGGCGGTCATATCGATGCCGCGATCGGCGATATCGCTTCGTCGCTGGAGTTCGTGAAGAACGACGATCTGCGCTTCCTGGCCACGGGTGCCACGGAGCGTATCGAAGCCACCCCGGATGTTCCAACCTTGCAGGAACTCGGCCACGATCTCGAGCTGACGATCAACCGTGGCCTCTTCGTGCCCAAGGGTACGCCGGAGGAGCGGATCGAAGTGCTCGAGGAAAGCCTGAGCAAGCTTGGGGATGACGAGGAATTCGTCGAGCAGGTGAATGCCGCCGGTGCTGAGGTGGTCATCCGCAATCGGGAGGACTATGCCGAATATATGGATGACCTCGACCAGACCGTTTCCAACCTGGCCGAACACATCAAGCAGTGATGACGACATCGTCTGACCGGACCTCCTCCGCTTCCGTCACGGAAACGGAGGAGGGGCCGGCAAAGCAGGACAGGAGTGCAGGGGGCGCCAGCAGATCGGCGCTCCTTCACCTGTTGTTGAACCTGGCCATGCTGGTCATTTTCGCGTTCCTCTTCGTGGTGGCCGGGGACCTGCCCGATTCCGCCTGGGAGCCGCTTGGGGCCTGGGCCTTTCCGCGCTTCGTCCTGGGCGCACTGATCCTGCTCAATCTCGCCATGATCGGGCAGAACCTGCCAGGCGCCGTAAAAGAAGTGCAGGCGCGGCACGGTGAGATGGCGGGGATCGTGGCCACTGGGGTTGCGGAAAAGAAACTGGTCATCCTGATGCTGGCCCTTTTCGGCGTCTACGTCGCCGCTTTCGGGCTGGTGGGCTATGCGGTGGCGACCTTCCTGTTCATCGTGATCGCCCAGTTTGCCGTGGGTCCCAAGACCCTGGCGAATGGGGTAACAGCCGTGATCATCGCGTTGGTTGCCTCCGTGGGCGTGGAGTATTTCTTTGCACGTGCGCTCAGCGTTTTCTTGCCGGGCGGATTCTTCTAGGCAGGACGGGGCGAAGGCCATGATCTTGTACCGGTTCGGGACAACAGGGAGCCGAGAACGCCATGTTTGAGGGTTTGGGAGGCGCGCTGGGGCAGATTTTCCAGTTGGCGACGATTGCCACGATGTTGATCGGGGTCGTGGCCGGCCTCGTTGCCTCGGCCATTCCGGGATTCACGATCACCATGGCCATCGTGCTGACCTTGCCGCTGACCTTCTACATGCCGGCAATACAGGGGGTGGCCACTATGCTGGCCGTTTATGTCGGCGGCCTTTGTGGCGGCATGATATCGGCCGCGCTGCTGAGCATTCCGGGAACCCCCTCAGCGGTTGCGACCACATTCGATGCCTTCCCAATGGCGCGCAATGGCGATCCCGGACGCGCACTCGGCCTGGGCATCTGGGCCTCGTTCTTCGGAACCATCATCTCGGTCATCGTTCTGGTCCTTGCGGCTCCACCGCTGGCGCTCATCGCCATCGAGCTGGGCCCCTGGGAGTACTTCTCCCTGATCGTCTTTGCCATGACGGTGATTGCCAGCCTGGTGGGGGAATCCATGCTCAGGGGCTTGATCGCGGGCATCCTGGGCATGTTCCTGGCGACCATCGGGGACGACCCAATGATGGGCGCCCAGCGCTTCAGCTTCGATCTGCGCATGCTGCAGGCCGGCCTGCCTTTCCTGGCCGTGCTGATCGGCATCTTCGCGGTCAGCCAGCTGTTGAGCGAACTGGAGGATGTCGGTCGGGTCCAGCGTGGCAAGGCGCTGGTCGACAGCCCCATCGTATTTCGGCCCTTCCAGTTCATGCGCGAGGTTCTCTCGCGGCCTGTGAATCTGATCCGCTCGTCCCTGATCGGTGTCTTCATCGGTGCCGTTCCTGGCGCCGGCGGTTCCATCGCCAATCTGCTGGCCTATGACCAGGCGCGGCAGGCCTCGAAGACACCGGAGAAGTTCGGCACCGGGATCCCCGAAGGCGTCGTGGCCTCGGAATCCGGCAATTCCTCGACCGCCGGCGGCGGCCTGATTCCCATGATCGCGCTGGGCATTCCCGGCAGCGCCGTTGATGCCGTTCTGATCGCGGCCCTGATGGTCCACGGCATCAGCGTCGGGCCGCGCCTGATGGTGGACAACCCGGAACTGGTCCAGAGCATTTTCGTTGCCATGGTCGTGGCCGCGGTGATGATGCTGGTGATCGCATTGATGACCATGCGCTATTTCCTGATGGTCACCAAGGTGCCAAAGCACATCATCGTGCCTCTGGTGCTGGTCTTCTGTGCCGTTGGTGTGTTTGCGCTCAACAACCGCGTCACCGACGTCCACCTGCTGTTCTTCGTGGGCGCGCTGGGCTACCTGCTGAAGAAGATGGACTATCCGCTGGCGCCGCTGGTGCTGGGCGTGATCCTGGGGCCGATTGCGGAGACGAACCTGCGCCGGGCCCTGATGGCGAATGAGGACTGGACGCAGTTCTTCACACGCCCCGTATCGGCGGGTTTTCTGGCCCTGGCCGTGATCTCGATCCTGTTGTTCATCCGTTATCGCTATCGCCAGCGAAAGCAGCGAGAGCCACGAAACAGCAGCTGATGGCGAACAAGGCCCATCCAGAACCCGCAAACCATAACCGGAACAAGGCTTACCCAACATGTCCATGTCATTCGAGTTTCCCTATCCCTCGCAGCGCATGCCGGTCATGGCGCGCAACATGGTGGCAACCTCGCAACCGCTGGCCTCTCAGGCCGGGGTGCGGATGCTGCTGCAGGGCGGCAACGCCATTGATGCGGCGCTGGCGACCGCCATCGCGCTGACGGTGGTCGAGCCGACGGGCAATGGGCTGGGCAGTGATGCCTTCGCCATCCTGCATGACGGGAACGAACTGCATGGCCTCAATGCGTCGGGTCGGGCGCCCGCCGCCTGGACGCCGGAACGTTTTGCCGGACAGGACGCCATGCCGGAGCGCGGTTGGGATTCGGTGACCGTTCCGGGCGCCGTTTCGGCCTGGGTCTCGCTGTCGGAACGTTTTGGCCGCCTGCCCTTCGAGGCTCTGTTCGAGCCGGCGATAACCTATGCCGAAAAGGGCTATGCCGTCAGTCCGATCATTGCCCAGCTCTGGGCCAATGGAGCCAAGGTGCTGAAGGAGCAGCCGGGCTTTGCCGAGGCCTTCATGCCGGAGGGGCGGGCGCCGAAAGCAGGCGAACTGTACAGCAATGCCGCCATGGGGCGCAGCCTGCGTTTGATTGCCGAGACACGCGGACAGGCCTTCTATCGCGGGGAATTGGCAGAGAAGATGGCGGCCTTTGCCGGACGGCATGGTGGCGCGCTGAGCGTGGAAGACCTGGCCTCGCATGAACCATTCTGGTGCGGCACTGTCAGCAAGGACTATCACGGTGTGGAAGCCCACGAGATCCCGCCGAATGGACAGGGGATCGCTGCCTTGATCGCGCTTGGGATTCTGGAGCACACCGCCGTGTGCGACCACGGTGTGGATTCGGTTGCCGGCCTGCATCTGCAGATTGAGGCGATGAAGCTGGCTCTGGCCGAGGTCTACGCCCATGTGGGAGATCCGGAAACGATGGAGATCCCCCCGGAGCAGATGCTGGAGCCGGATTATCTCAAGGCACGGGCGAAGGAGATCGATCCGAAGAGAGCGGGAGACCCGGGGCATGCCATCCCGCGGCCGGGCGGCACGGTCTATATCACCGCGGCGGATGCCAGCGGCTCGATGGTGTCCTTCATCCAGTCGAACTACTCCGGATTCGGGTCCGGTGTCGTGGTGCCCGAGACGGGCATCAGCCTGCAGAACCGCGGCTCCGGCTTCCGGCTTGATGCCAATCACCCCAATTGCGTGGGGCCGCGCAAGCTGCCCTTCCACACCATCATTCCCGGCTTCCTGACGCGCGGTGGAGAGCCACTGACCAGCTATGGCGTGATGGGCGGCCCCATGCAGGCCCAGGGGCATGTCCAGATGGTCCTGCGCATGCTGGATTATGGCCAAACTCCGCAGACCGCCAGCGATGCCCCCCGCTGGCGCGTGACCGGCGGGCGTCGGGTGGCGATGGAGCAGAGCTTCCCGGCCGAAACCCTGGAGGGGCTGAAGACCATGGGACACGAGATCAGCGTGGAGCCACCCGAAGCGGCTTTCGGGTTCGGGGGTGCGCAGCTGATCCACCGCATGGACAATGGCATCTACATCGCCGGCTCCGACCACCGCAAGGATGGCCAGGCCGTCGGTTTCTAGGCGGCACGGCCATATTCCAGGCGGCGAGGCCATAGGCCTGCGTATCGCGTCATGGCTGCAAAGCGATAAAGTTCAACCAGAGGCGATATGGACAAAGCCTTTTCAGTTCCGTAGCTTGCAGTGCGGACAGAGTATTACCGATAAGAAGAAGGAGGCATTATGTCTGTAGCAAGAAACATCTCACTGGGCCTGGCTGCCACGGCACTGGGGACCATGACCCTGGCCGGCAGTGCTGCAGCCCAGGACCGTGACCTGACGGTGGTCGGCTGGGGTGGTTCCTACCAGGACCAGCAGGGAATCGCCTATTTCGAACCCTTTACCGAAGAGACCGGCATTCCCATCCTGGAGGAAAGCTTCAACGGCGGCCTTTCGAACATCATGTCCATGGTCGAGACCGATTCGGTGGTCTGGGACGTGGTGCAGCTTGAGGATCCCGAACTTCAGCGTGCCTGCCAGCAGGGTTATCTCGAGCGCCTGCCCTGGGACGAAATCGGTGGTCGTGATGACTTCATCGACGGCGGATCGAGTGAGTGCGGTGCCGGAACCATCGTCTGGTCGATCGTCAACGCCTACAACACGGAACAGGTCGAAGGCACGCCAAGCGGCTGGGATGACTTCTTCAATGTCGAGGAATTCCCGGGCAAGCGTGGCCTGCGCCGCGGTGCCAAGTTCAATCTCGAACTGGCTCTGATGGCCGATGGTGTCGCGCCTGAAGACGTCTATGAGACCTTGAGCACGGAAGAAGGTGTGGACCGGGCGTTTGCCAAGCTGGATGAACTGAAAGAGCATATCCAGTGGTGGGAAGCCGGTGCGCAGCCGCCGGAGTGGGTGTCTTCGGGTGATGTCGCCATGACCACTGCCTACAACGGCCGCATCGACAAGGCGCAGACCGAGGGCCAGCCGGTGGACATCGCATGGGAAGGCCAGATCTATGCCATTGATTCCTGGGCGATCATCAGCGGTTCGCCCAACAAGGACGAGGCGGTTGAGTTCATCAAGTATGTCAGCGAGCCCGAGAACATGTCTCGCTTGCAGCAGCACATCGCCTATGGGCCGACCAAGGAAGCGGCCTTTGAGTCGGTTCCCGAGGAGATGGCGCCACGCCTGCCGACAGCGCCAAAGAACTTGGAAGGGGCGCTGCTGAACAGCACCGAATTCTGGGTGGACAATCAGGAGCGCCTGGACCGGCGTTTCAACGCCTGGGCCTCTCAGTAAGCAAAAGCCTGTAACCTGCCGGGCGGTCAGGAGACATCCTGACCGCCCGTTTTATCGGAGTCTTCGTCCATGGCGGACTCGACCGCGGATCTCAAGCAAAGGCTTCGCCGGACCGAGCGGCGCCGGCGGCTTGGTTCGCTGGGGCTCTTTGCGCCTTCGGTGATCTTCCTGCTGATCTTCTTTGCCCTGCCCATCGCACTGATGCTCTATCGTGCGGTGCAGAATCCGGAAGTGGCCAACACCTTTCCGGAAACAATGGCGGCCATCCAGCAGTGGGATGGCGAGGGCATGCCCGAAGAGGCCATCGTCGCCCAGTTTGCAACGGAACTGCGGG
This window harbors:
- a CDS encoding Bug family tripartite tricarboxylate transporter substrate binding protein translates to MSFRKTSLTLACTLAAGLVLGGAAAAQDFPDGPVEMIVPWGPGGGSDTLMRIVANHGEEYLGASIPVINLPGVSGTQGLEEARERDADGYTMAQIHEGLLVSHYTGVTDVHPDDFEPVASFTLSPQYVVVNADTPWETFDEFVEYAKENPGEVTFGVTMAGVPHLHAAMIEDATGAEFSYVGYEGTGERIQALVGGHIDAAIGDIASSLEFVKNDDLRFLATGATERIEATPDVPTLQELGHDLELTINRGLFVPKGTPEERIEVLEESLSKLGDDEEFVEQVNAAGAEVVIRNREDYAEYMDDLDQTVSNLAEHIKQ
- a CDS encoding ABC transporter substrate-binding protein — translated: MSVARNISLGLAATALGTMTLAGSAAAQDRDLTVVGWGGSYQDQQGIAYFEPFTEETGIPILEESFNGGLSNIMSMVETDSVVWDVVQLEDPELQRACQQGYLERLPWDEIGGRDDFIDGGSSECGAGTIVWSIVNAYNTEQVEGTPSGWDDFFNVEEFPGKRGLRRGAKFNLELALMADGVAPEDVYETLSTEEGVDRAFAKLDELKEHIQWWEAGAQPPEWVSSGDVAMTTAYNGRIDKAQTEGQPVDIAWEGQIYAIDSWAIISGSPNKDEAVEFIKYVSEPENMSRLQQHIAYGPTKEAAFESVPEEMAPRLPTAPKNLEGALLNSTEFWVDNQERLDRRFNAWASQ
- a CDS encoding sulfite exporter TauE/SafE family protein codes for the protein MDILNEPLLLIFWALAMLGVGAFAGLIAGLLGVGGGIVIVPALYHVLALMDVGEAIRMHVAVGSSLAIIIPTSIISARSHYRREAVDLPLLKRWVAPLLGGVVIGTVVAAYLNGNILAAVFAVVALLVSLRMLRGENTLNLAESLPGEPLRSLLGSFIGMISTMMGIGGGTLTVPLLSACNYPIRRAVGTAAAVGIVIAIPGAIGFLISGQGVEGRPPLTIGYVNLVAFCLIVPTTTLLAPYGARLAHTIKPGKLKIAFALFLLATSLRLFYDLFTAFQAG
- a CDS encoding gamma-glutamyltransferase family protein translates to MSMSFEFPYPSQRMPVMARNMVATSQPLASQAGVRMLLQGGNAIDAALATAIALTVVEPTGNGLGSDAFAILHDGNELHGLNASGRAPAAWTPERFAGQDAMPERGWDSVTVPGAVSAWVSLSERFGRLPFEALFEPAITYAEKGYAVSPIIAQLWANGAKVLKEQPGFAEAFMPEGRAPKAGELYSNAAMGRSLRLIAETRGQAFYRGELAEKMAAFAGRHGGALSVEDLASHEPFWCGTVSKDYHGVEAHEIPPNGQGIAALIALGILEHTAVCDHGVDSVAGLHLQIEAMKLALAEVYAHVGDPETMEIPPEQMLEPDYLKARAKEIDPKRAGDPGHAIPRPGGTVYITAADASGSMVSFIQSNYSGFGSGVVVPETGISLQNRGSGFRLDANHPNCVGPRKLPFHTIIPGFLTRGGEPLTSYGVMGGPMQAQGHVQMVLRMLDYGQTPQTASDAPRWRVTGGRRVAMEQSFPAETLEGLKTMGHEISVEPPEAAFGFGGAQLIHRMDNGIYIAGSDHRKDGQAVGF
- a CDS encoding APC family permease, giving the protein MELKRSIGVVGLTCIGVGGVVGSGWLFAPINAAQHAGPAAMLSWIICGVAVMLLALTFAEVCTCLPVAGGLGRIPYYSHGQLAAAAMGWTAWLGYVLAAPIEVTVMLQYLQGPLPWLSGGSASHGLSYLGIAFAIVFLAIMTVINAFGAALFAKLNAGLTVFKVIVPIVVAVLIIADRFQGANFTTSPSFAPMGWEGVLSAIPAGGVLFAFLGFRHAIDMAGEVRRPQVTMPVALGLSVLICLLLYLLLQVSFIGALSEDSLAKGWAQLESGHQLGPLGALAVALGMVWLSSVILAGAVIAPFGGALVATGSNARITLALARNGFFPKLMTRLSERQVPLNALLLNLALGIAAFLALPFQELVALNSSAITLSLTIGPIALLALRYQMPEAERGFRLPLAWPVASLAFIVATLVIYWSGWDNTWRLVLALALGGVLFTIVQTRSGQWNVDARSALWLVPYLVGLTLLSWLGGFGGGLDVIPFGWDILLGSLLAMGTILWAVRLRLDRGTFSARNPDLTTELEGSRADS
- a CDS encoding FadR/GntR family transcriptional regulator, whose protein sequence is MSQYEHALKSLRAALDDGTYAPGKRLPPERELAAILGVGRRTLRRALDLLEAEGRVWRHVGQGTFAGPRPQRQVADIAQLTESTNPSEIMEVRLEVEPRLAAFAALRATQREIDEICYYAEKSESSTNIEAYEIWDSKLHRAIALAAHNSLFLGLFDTLNAVRAQTAWGRLRETVIDDRRRKRYAADHSRLAEAIAERLPEKAAACMQAHLRMVQNDLVGGADLWTGPRQDKPRPGDSSGLEGREKVVEQSE
- a CDS encoding IS5 family transposase — protein: MAQKSVGQLGFGDAMVAESRVRREDRLGRIEGLLDWSRFEALLSGLYPSRRGEPAYPPLLMFKALLLQRWYGLSDPGLEEALDDRLSFRRFVGLSLSDPTPDHTTLHRFRDRLERAELLEKLTAELARQLDEKGVILRQGTLIDASLVTSAARRPRMSEGRTSPVDPDATFGTNNERRRYEFGYKLHIAVDQTSGLVRDLRVSPANRQEIDFACDLVQGDEAMVYADRGYDSRRLHDYLEEREIKNGVMRRNRRDKPLNQMETLRNYALVLARRPVEKVFGTLKRSYRLNRLPHFSLSRNTACLTLACFAYNLRRLDRLLAG
- a CDS encoding tripartite tricarboxylate transporter permease, with amino-acid sequence MFEGLGGALGQIFQLATIATMLIGVVAGLVASAIPGFTITMAIVLTLPLTFYMPAIQGVATMLAVYVGGLCGGMISAALLSIPGTPSAVATTFDAFPMARNGDPGRALGLGIWASFFGTIISVIVLVLAAPPLALIAIELGPWEYFSLIVFAMTVIASLVGESMLRGLIAGILGMFLATIGDDPMMGAQRFSFDLRMLQAGLPFLAVLIGIFAVSQLLSELEDVGRVQRGKALVDSPIVFRPFQFMREVLSRPVNLIRSSLIGVFIGAVPGAGGSIANLLAYDQARQASKTPEKFGTGIPEGVVASESGNSSTAGGGLIPMIALGIPGSAVDAVLIAALMVHGISVGPRLMVDNPELVQSIFVAMVVAAVMMLVIALMTMRYFLMVTKVPKHIIVPLVLVFCAVGVFALNNRVTDVHLLFFVGALGYLLKKMDYPLAPLVLGVILGPIAETNLRRALMANEDWTQFFTRPVSAGFLALAVISILLFIRYRYRQRKQREPRNSS
- a CDS encoding tripartite tricarboxylate transporter TctB family protein — translated: MTTSSDRTSSASVTETEEGPAKQDRSAGGASRSALLHLLLNLAMLVIFAFLFVVAGDLPDSAWEPLGAWAFPRFVLGALILLNLAMIGQNLPGAVKEVQARHGEMAGIVATGVAEKKLVILMLALFGVYVAAFGLVGYAVATFLFIVIAQFAVGPKTLANGVTAVIIALVASVGVEYFFARALSVFLPGGFF